The Ranitomeya imitator isolate aRanImi1 chromosome 3, aRanImi1.pri, whole genome shotgun sequence genome has a window encoding:
- the LOC138669712 gene encoding mucin-5B-like, protein MGDRRHADLSVTRRLWEQICCELIPRWEDLDVQAQIQERERIVKRWRSIRDRFKKEFNKEMQARSGSGGRRSTYKYARALSFLRSTMVTRSTVGSTLEPAAQLNTSGAIPQEAATEGHFDSEEPSAPSHSAPSHSAPSHSADPSFPSTSTGASWPVPLHVAAGENIAFPVPHPSAAATSSTPVASGRFRQRGQIHSYAPEFLHLNASFQNCLKVLSEQMAAGFNFINKSMLEMHTLLVTMRSEAKQSPNNTFFQSVLEQMETLSTSQQMQVMESCQSTLALIASRADSSSNHPPTCPLPPLSTTTASTILLTRIAKQTLPHHAQLAIIHIVPRPTSHTTSPVPLPTIHTISIPPVPLHTHMMIQTHTTSHLLHPHLLSLPTSNRLYHPLPKHLLHTSLILPPSPPKTFRTPLHPTKFLTPIPLSCPPAQ, encoded by the exons atgggtgaccgccgccatgctgatctctcagtgacccgtcgactctgggagcaaatctgctgtgaactgattccgaggtgggaggacctagatgttcaggcccagattcaagaac gtgagcggattgtgaaaaggtggcggtcgatcagggatcgctttaagaaggagttcaataaagagatgcaggcccggagtggatctggaggacgcaggagcacgtacaaatacgcaagggccctgtcgttcctcaggtcaacgatggtcacccgaag taccgttgggagcactctggagcctgcagcacaattgaacacttctggggcgatccctcaagaggccgccaccgagggacactttgacagtgaggaaccctctgcaccttcccactctgcaccttcccactctgcaccttcccactctgccgatccctctttcccatccacgagcactggagcatcctggccggttccattgcatgtagctgctggtgagaacatagcgtttcctgtaccccacccttctgctgcagccacctctagtacacctgtagcatcggggcggtttcgccagaggggtcagatacatagttatgctcccgagttcttgcacctgaacgcatcgttccagaactgtctgaaagttttgtccgagcaaatggctgcaggattcaatttcataaataaaagtatgctcgagatgcatacacttctggtaacgatgcgttcagaggcaaaacagtccccgaacaacactttttttcagtcggtgcttgagcaaatggagacgctatctacttctcagcagatgcaagtaatggaatcctgccagtctactctagcgctaattgcctctagagcagatagttcttccaaccatcctccaacttgcccccttcctccactgtccaccactacagccagtaccatcctcctgacccgtatcgccaaacagacattgccccatcacgcccaactcgccatcatccacatcgtgccccgtcccaccagccacaccaccagccccgtgccccttcccaccatccacactatcagcatccctcccgtgccacttcacacccatatgatgatccagacccatacaacttcccatctacttcatcctcacctcctctccctgcccacttccaacagactgtatcaccctcttcccaaacatcttctacacacatcactcattctgccacccagTCCTCCCAAAACATTTCGTACACCCCTCCAccctaccaaatttctaaccccaatcccactttcttgtccacccgctcaatag